In Falco biarmicus isolate bFalBia1 chromosome 6, bFalBia1.pri, whole genome shotgun sequence, the following are encoded in one genomic region:
- the TMEM200A gene encoding transmembrane protein 200A: MIATGGVITGLAALKRQDSARSQQHVNLATAPASEEKKPVRRRPRADVVIVRGKIRLYSPSGFFLVLGVLIAFFGIAMAILGYWPQKEQLLGAEDNLSVNETQVLRSQGSILLRFFEQHVHSDKMKMLGPFTMGIGIFIFICANAVLHENRDKETKIIHMRDIYSTVIDIHTLRIKEQKQLSGAYTGLLGEGELRHSGSSCASRLAANTVATFSGFKGNFRMDSSAEEDEITLNEDRTTGSLLPPLLTEQSGSVFGIYPPSSKASDDKNPGSIKCETKSIVSSSISAFTLPVIKLNNCVIDEPSIDNITEDSEITRSRSRNLSMDSLAIPLTDTNESCRPAAAMLPRHNSFVDTPSDQFKSSMTLGPSTGKLLSPGAARKQFGSNTSLHLLSSHSKSLDLDRGPSTLTVQAEQRKHPSWPRLDRSNSKGYMKLENKEDPMDRLLVPQAAVKKDFTNKEKLLMISRSHNNLSFEHDEFLSNNLKRGTSETRF, from the coding sequence ATGATAGCAACCGGAGGAGTCATAACAGGACTGGCTGCCTTAAAAAGGCAAGACTCTGCCAGATCTCAGCAACATGTAAATCTTGCCACAGCACCAGCTTCTGAGGAGAAGAAACCAGTTAGACGCCGGCCCAGGGCAGATGTAGTAATTGTTAGGGGCAAAATCCGTCTATATTCTCCATCGGGATTCTTCCTTGTTTTGGGAGTGCTAATAGCATTCTTTGGGATTGCAATGGCCATTCTTGGATATTGGCCCCAAAAGGAACAGCTTTTAGGAGCTGAAGATAATCTATCTGTAAATGAAACCCAGGTCCTGAGAAGCCAAGGAAGCATTTTACTTCGTTTCTTTGAACAACATGTGCACTCGGATAAGATGAAAATGCTGGGCCCTTTTACTATGGGCATTGgaatcttcatttttatttgtgcaaATGCCGTTCTGCATGAAAACCGTgataaggaaacaaaaatcataCACATGAGAGACATATATTCCACTGTAATAGACATCCACACCCTGAGGATCAaggaacaaaagcagctgagtgGTGCCTACACTGGCTTGTTGGGGGAAGGAGAACTCCGGCACAGTGGGAGCTCGTGTGCATCACGGCTGGCTGCGAACACAGTTGCAACATTCTCTGGCTTCAAGGGTAATTTTAGAATGGATAGTTCTGCTGAAGAGGATGAGATTACCCTAAACGAAGACAGGACCACTGGTAGCCTCCTGCCACCTCTGCTGACTGAGCAATCTGGCTCAGTTTTTGGAATTTACCCTCCCTCCAGCAAGGCTTCAGATGACAAGAACCCTGGCTCTATAAAGTGTGAAACAAAATCCATTGTATCATCTTCTATTAGTGCTTTCACACTGCCAGTAATTAAACTGAATAACTGTGTTATTGATGAGCCCAGTATAGACAACATAACTGAGGACTCGGAGATCACTCGGAGTCGGTCTAGAAATCTGTCGATGGATTCTCTGGCCATTCCATTAACTGATACCAATGAATCCTGCAGACcagctgctgccatgctgcCACGACACAATTCATTTGTGGACACTCCATCTGATCAGTTCAAATCTTCTATGACTCTTGGGCCAAGCACAGGAAAGCTTTTATCCCCTGGCGCTGCCAGGAAACAGTTCGGGTCCAACACATCTCTGCATCTTCTGTCTTCACATTCGAAGTCCCTGGACTTGGACAGGGGTCCATCTACACTCACTGTCCAAGCTGAACAAAGGAAACACCCCAGCTGGCCCAGACTGGATCGGAGCAACAGTAAAGGATATATGAAACTAGAAAACAAAGAGGACCCAATGGATAGGTTACTTGTGCCACAAGCAGCAGTCAAGAAAGACTTTACTAATAAGGAAAAGCTTCTTATGATATCAAGATCTCATAATAATTTGAGTTTTGAACATGACGAGTTTTTGAGTAACAACCTGAAGCGAGGAACTTCTGAAACaaggttttaa